The following coding sequences lie in one Streptomyces venezuelae genomic window:
- a CDS encoding glycosyltransferase family 4 protein, with the protein MTAEAMEARPRKGSGADGERPLRIALLTYKGNPFCGGQGVYVRHLSRELARLGHSVEVIGAQPYPVLDEGEDLTGLKLTELPSLDLYRSPDPFRTPKRDEYRDWVDALEVATMWTGGFPEPATFSLRARRHLRARRGDFDVVHDNQTLGYGLLGDLGAPLVTTIHHPITVDRQLELDAAPDWKRRASVRRWYAFTRMQKRVARRLPSVLTVSGTSRQEIVDHLGVRADRIEVVHIGADTTLFSPDPAVPEVPGRIVTTSSADVPLKGLVHLVEALAKVRADHPGAHLVVVGKRAEDGPVAQAIERHGLEGAVEFVKGITDAELVDLVRSAQVACVPSLYEGFSLPAAEAMATGTPLLATTGGAIPEVAGPDGETCLAVPPGDAGALAHGLNRLLGDADLRARLGAAGRERVLAKFTWARAAQGTAELYRAAIEGSARRGTARAVARGHALPAAEAAPEVAGPHHESRATC; encoded by the coding sequence GTGACCGCTGAGGCCATGGAGGCACGCCCCCGAAAGGGCTCCGGCGCCGACGGCGAGCGCCCGTTGCGCATCGCGCTCCTCACGTACAAGGGGAACCCGTTCTGCGGGGGACAGGGCGTCTACGTACGCCACCTCTCCCGCGAGCTCGCCCGGCTCGGCCACAGCGTCGAGGTGATCGGCGCGCAGCCCTACCCCGTCCTCGACGAGGGCGAGGACCTGACGGGCCTCAAGCTCACCGAGCTCCCCAGCCTGGACCTCTACCGCTCGCCGGACCCCTTCCGCACCCCGAAGCGCGACGAGTACCGCGACTGGGTCGACGCCCTCGAAGTGGCGACCATGTGGACCGGCGGCTTCCCCGAGCCCGCCACCTTCAGCCTCCGCGCCCGCCGCCACCTGCGCGCCCGGCGCGGCGACTTCGACGTCGTGCACGACAACCAGACCCTCGGGTACGGCCTCCTCGGCGACCTCGGCGCGCCCCTGGTCACCACGATCCACCACCCCATCACCGTCGACCGGCAGCTGGAGCTGGACGCCGCGCCCGACTGGAAGCGCCGCGCCTCCGTCCGCCGCTGGTACGCGTTCACGCGCATGCAGAAGCGCGTCGCGCGCCGCCTCCCCTCGGTCCTCACCGTCTCCGGCACGTCCCGGCAGGAGATCGTCGACCACCTCGGCGTCCGCGCGGACCGCATCGAGGTCGTCCACATCGGCGCCGACACGACCCTCTTCTCGCCGGACCCCGCCGTCCCCGAAGTCCCCGGCCGCATCGTCACCACCTCCAGCGCCGACGTGCCGCTCAAGGGCCTCGTCCACCTCGTCGAGGCGCTCGCCAAGGTCCGCGCCGACCACCCCGGCGCACACCTCGTCGTCGTCGGCAAGCGCGCCGAGGACGGCCCGGTCGCCCAGGCCATCGAGCGGCACGGCCTCGAAGGCGCCGTCGAGTTCGTCAAGGGCATCACCGACGCCGAACTCGTCGACCTCGTCCGCTCGGCGCAGGTCGCCTGCGTCCCCTCGCTGTACGAGGGGTTCTCGCTCCCGGCGGCCGAGGCGATGGCCACCGGCACGCCGCTCCTCGCCACCACCGGCGGCGCGATCCCGGAGGTCGCGGGCCCCGACGGGGAGACCTGCCTCGCCGTACCGCCGGGCGACGCGGGCGCGCTGGCGCACGGCCTGAACCGGCTGCTCGGCGACGCCGACCTGCGGGCCAGGCTCGGCGCGGCGGGCCGCGAACGCGTCCTCGCCAAGTTCACCTGGGCGCGCGCCGCGCAGGGGACGGCGGAGCTGTACCGCGCGGCGATCGAAGGCTCCGCGCGACGCGGCACCGCTCGGGCGGTCGCCCGCGGCCACGCCCTTCCCGCGGCCGAGGCCGCCCCCGAAGTTGCAGGACCTCACCACGAAAGCAGGGCCACGTGCTGA
- a CDS encoding class I SAM-dependent methyltransferase: MLTVDFTRFPLAAGDRVLDLGCGAGRHAFECYRRGAQVVALDQNAEEIREVAKWFAAMKEAGEAPAGATATAMEGDALNLPFPDASFDVVIISEVMEHIPDDKGVLAEMVRVLKPGGRIALTVPRYGPEKVCWALSDAYHEVEGGHIRIYKADELLEKMRESGLKPYGTHHAHALHAPYWWLKCAFGVDNDKALPVRAYHKLLVWDIMKKPLATRVAEQLLNPVVGKSFVAYATKPHLPKASADADAAAAAK; the protein is encoded by the coding sequence GTGCTGACCGTCGACTTCACCCGCTTCCCGCTCGCCGCAGGCGACCGCGTGCTCGACCTCGGCTGCGGCGCGGGCCGGCACGCCTTCGAGTGCTACCGGCGCGGCGCGCAGGTCGTGGCCCTCGACCAGAACGCCGAGGAAATCCGCGAGGTCGCCAAGTGGTTCGCCGCGATGAAGGAGGCCGGTGAGGCCCCGGCGGGCGCCACGGCCACCGCGATGGAGGGCGACGCGCTCAACCTGCCCTTCCCCGACGCGTCGTTCGACGTCGTCATCATCTCCGAGGTCATGGAGCACATCCCCGACGACAAGGGCGTCCTCGCCGAGATGGTGCGCGTCCTCAAGCCGGGCGGCCGCATAGCGCTCACGGTCCCGCGCTACGGCCCGGAGAAGGTCTGCTGGGCCCTCTCCGACGCCTACCACGAGGTCGAGGGCGGCCACATCCGCATCTACAAGGCCGACGAACTCCTGGAGAAGATGCGGGAGTCGGGCCTCAAGCCGTACGGCACGCACCACGCGCACGCGCTGCACGCGCCGTACTGGTGGCTGAAGTGCGCGTTCGGCGTCGACAACGACAAGGCGCTGCCCGTACGGGCGTACCACAAGCTGCTCGTCTGGGACATCATGAAGAAGCCCCTCGCGACGCGCGTCGCCGAGCAGCTGCTCAACCCCGTCGTCGGCAAGAGCTTCGTGGCGTACGCGACCAAGCCGCACCTCCCGAAGGCCTCGGCCGACGCCGACGCCGCGGCGGCCGCCAAGTGA